From the Triticum urartu cultivar G1812 unplaced genomic scaffold, Tu2.1 TuUngrouped_contig_6968, whole genome shotgun sequence genome, the window TTTTGCACAAAAGTTGTGTTTTCCAATCGGATAAGTTGTCTACATGTAAATAGTTCTTGCCTAAATCATTTAAGTTTTGTAAATATGGTTTTGTAGACGTTTTTGCCTAAACAGATTGTTTGTTCCGTTTGGAGGGCCTCACTGAATTATAAAGTCAAAGCAACATTTTTTGAGGTTTTGTGCACAAGCCCAAACAAGAAGGTTCAACATCCACTTCCTGGTAAGCTTCGCACAAAGATATCCAACTTTTTTATTTCAGCAAAAAAATAGTGGAGTTGCTTACTACCAACAGTGATTTTTCTTAAACAAATTCTAGAACTTGGCTGCTCTTTTTTGTTTTCTCAACACAATCCTAGTACCAAAAACAACTTAAGAAAAGCATCAAGGGTTTCTCTGGATGTACACCAGCCAGTAGTTGGAGAAAGGAAATCAAAACAGTTTTCATGTACAGACAGGACTAGCTTTTTGTCAATACTTGATTTTCTTAAAATCCCGCTATAGTTGCTCACTAATTCCTTTTTACCTTTTTTTGCAATAGATGTAGTAAAATCAATACTGGCTGCTCATGCCAGAAGAAACAAGGGGAAAACACTAAAAAAATAGTTGCAATCAGGATGAACAAGGTGAGAAAGAAAATCAAACCTGCTCTTTCTTTTCCTCCTCTACACGCCAGGTCATTCTGATTCGATGTGTGGGTTGGTTAGTTAAATATTAAACGAGCAAAATATGGTCCAATTTTGCCTGAATTTTTATATGCAAGTTTTTTCTTAGAAGAAATCCATATAAAGGTGAAACATTTTTATCTGAGCAGCTACAGTTAGAGCAAATCCCCAGATAGATACATTGCCCAAAATCCAGTAGTGAAATTCACAACGAAACACAGCAGCTACTACTACAATTGCGAAACATGTAGTTCAGCAAGACATTTGCCCCAAAATTCACTAGTAAAAGCCAAACCTTGTAACTTTGAAGACCTCTTTTTTCCTTAATTTATTTTTCTACCACACAAGAAACATGAGTTGCCTGCATTTTTTTCCCTGATTGCCTACACATATACTCAACTTGCCCAAAAGCTTTGACAAGTTTGAAGATCAACCAAAAAACAACAGCCTCGCGCAACCTACAACACTCTGCAGATACTTGCAAAAAATTCAAGCATAAACTAGAATAGTAATTTCAAGAGAGGGGTTTCCATGTGTTTTCAGCACGAGTTGCCTGGAAATCATTCTAGACTTGCATGCACATCATACCAACCTGCCCAAAAAACACACATTATTTTGCATGCTGTCTCGGTAGTTCTTTTTTGCAGTTTCGCAAACATTAACTGCCATGTTGTTGTATATTCCTTCATTAATAAATCCTTCGTTCCACAGGCATTTGTAAAAGAGAAGCATCTGAGAGGGCACAACAAGATGGAAGCTCACCTCTCAGGTCCATGGCCCACCAAAACGGGGGCAACAGTTGTGGCAATGGAGGAGAGGAACAGATGGAGAAGGGGAGGTCAAGGGGGGAGGTTTGGGGGTTACGACTAGGAAAGGGAAGGACGATTTGGTGCGTCAGCGTGAGCCAAGGCAGGCTAATGTTATAGGGGGAGCAGTAGTTAATATTGTGACAGACTCGCCCCTGGGGCCATGTGCAGTAGTTAATGTCATAGGGGGCCGTTTCTTTCCTTTTTGGGTTTGCCAGCTGGATCCGGAAAGAGGTCCACTACTAATTCTAGGGTGTGTGCTGTGGACTGCTAGTCAGCCAACGGTTGCTGGCTAGCGGCGTCCTAGTATATGGTACAGTACGTACATGGAACATGCGGAGGTACGGGTGGGTGCGTGTGGCCTGCGCCGGCTCCGGCTGCCACCAGCGGGCCCGCGCATAGTTGCAGGGCCGCCAGCCACGGCCGGTCAATCATCGGCAGCTGCACACGCATCTTGTGACTCCGGATCCATGGGTCATCGACGCACTCATGCATGTAGAGGTGATGTAGGCAATGACTTCATCGTTTCAATGATGTTTCCCAATTTGAAAAATGTTTTTACTCTTAACCCGTGCATCAGACTACCGATCCCATTTTACCCCTAGGCAAGAGGTTCGTTACTAGATATCATATGTGTAGGTTTCGACAGGAAATCGTAAATACCCCGAAGCACCAAAATGAGCCGAAGATGCGCCGCggtcatcgcccctccctcgccACATGGTAATTTTAATTTCAACACGATGGCTAGCTACACAACAATAAAATGACAACTTCATTTATTGTGGAGGTAAATACGCCGAGAGTGTCTAATGTTTTGATGCACGGTCACTTTAGTTTTTAAACTTATAAAATACATGAAATTGCTGCTCAAACTTGACATAGCGTGCAAATACGGTGCCTACTCCCGTATTTGATCGTATAGCCTACTCTAGCTTGCAGGCTACCGACTGGGCAAATAGTGAGACTGAGTAAACGACGACGCGACACACTCGAGGACCGACTTCCAAGTCCACTCTCAGAACGTACCTATCGGACAAAGAATGCTGCTACATCAAAACACCACAAGCAACGACTTCCAAGTCCACTCTCATAATAACCACCTGAACACAATCCAACGAGGAAATGAAAAATATTAAGAAAGACTTGCAGATTCACCTGATCCAAAGAGGGTCTAACTTCACTTGGGAAGGAAATGAAATTACAAATTCATCACTGACCCTGCAATGCACAGCAGCACGACGAATAAAGTGATACATTCAGTGTATAATATAGTTGTACTAGATGTTAAGCTACATGGCAACTGAACAAGACAGAAgtctttttttttttgaaacaaggtAAAAGACTTGCCATTTCATTGATTTTAGGCCAGTGTTTCTCTTACGGGTCTGCAACTTACAGGAATATTGGGCCCAAAGACGTTGACAGTCTTGAATTGTCTAATTCTTGAAAGGAAAATGACCCTGGAAAACACCAAATTGTGCAGGGTCACCCAATGCAATGTCACATCTGCACTAGATGAAAAATCAACAGGAAAGTGGCATCAGTCAAATAAGGAGGCGGTACAGGACAAATAGCTGTGAGCAATGAAAGCGCACTGGTCGTCGGGGATAGCGACTTGTCACCCAGCACAATATGCTCCCGGTGTGAACAATAAAACCGTTAAAAAAactattttttttctcatcgtACATGTTCGTATGCACATGAGAAGGATCGACAAATAGAGAGCTAAGACCATGTTTGTGGCTAAAGTATATATCCTCTGATCTTTGTTAATAAGCGATTTTTGCACACGGCAAAAAAAGAGAGAGCAAATACTTTAGCCACAAACAAACTGGGCTATGCTGGAGATGGAAAGCACCCATGAGAGCTTTCTAGGTCTTGTTTCACGGTAATAACATGTTCAATCTTTCAAACCTAAGCACTTCCTAGTCCTATGATTTATATTTTTCATCTCTTTAGTATCTTTTGGGTTTCTAGAAATAAGTTGACATGAGATGACATATCAAATAGATACCCAGAATGTTCTCATATACAAGAATACGGAACAGGTATATATGTAGTGAACTTGGACATGAATACTGAATAGTGCTGGCTAGCAAATCTACGTGAGTGGATCACAATCAATCCATCACTCACTAATGCATATGGTCAAGCTGTGGTTGCAAGTGGCAGAGGCAGAGCAAATCATCTACTCTTGTATGGTCAGGGTCCATTGACGAGTGGCATTCTAGCGCACAATGACTTGTTGGTTTGTTGCCTCCTATTCAACGCCCACACATACTTGTGAATTGGCCCACGCCCGCTATAAATACCGGCAGATTTCAATTAAACTAAAGGATCACACACACAAATTGCTTAACATCGGAGTAGCAGCATACACAAGATGGATGAAGTAGGAGCTCGAAACAAGATGCTGCCACTTCTTGCTGCAACGCTCATCTGCCTGGTGAGCTTCTGTCCCCGTGCCTGCTCCTTAGCCACACCTGCACTCCACAATGCATCCGAAACCGATAGGCATGCCCTGCTGTGTCTAAGGTCACACCTCTCTGACCCTGCTGGAGCATTAGACTCATGGAGAAACGAGTCATTCGCGTTCTGTGATTGGCGAGGGGTGACATGCAGTACTGTGCATGCAGCTCGTGTTGTTTCCCTTCATCTTGATTCTTTGAACATCACCGGCCAAATATTTCCTTGCATTGGCGACCTTCTTTTCCTCCACGAAATCCACATGGCAGACAACCAAATCAATGGCCACATACCTCCTGAGATAAGCCGCCTAACCCAACTCAGGTACCTCAACCTTAGCATGAATTCCATCACAGGGGTGATTCCGAATAGCATATCCTCATGTTCGCGCCTCGAGGTCATCCACATGTGGAACAACTCGATCGAAGGTGCGATCCCTCCAGCTCTTTCACAATGCTCATCTCTTCGCGAAATTGTTCTTAGCAATAACAACCTTAATGGCAGTATCCCTCACGGAATTGGTTTGCTTCCCAACCTTACATACCTGTTTCTCCCGAACAACAAACTGAAGGGTCCAATTCCTGAATCTTTGGGAGGTAGCCCATTGCTCAATGTTGTCCTGTCGAATAATAGCCTAACTGGTGGAATTCCACCTCTGCTAGCAAATTGCTCTTCACTTAACTACCTTGACCTCATGAGAAATAGCTTTGATGGAGAGATTCCTCTAGGACTCTTTAGTAACCCATCTCTTGCTACCTTAGATCTCTCATATAATCAATTCTCCGGACCAATACCATCTTCCTCACTGATAGCCTCCCAGCTACAGTATGTCAGCCTGACAGGAAACATCCTCTCAGGAAAAATTCCTGACACACTAGGAAACATTTCTAACCTATATTCTTTGACGCTTGCTCAGAATAAGCTGCAAGGAAGCATTCCGGAGAGTTTAGCTAAGATTCCGAGTTTGGAGGCACTTGATTTGTCATACAACAACTTGTCTGGTGCAGTCCCACCAGCTCTTTACACAGTCACATCTCTCACTTATCTTGGCCTTGGTAACAACCAACTTTCTGGGGGAATTCCGAGAGATATTGCATACACACTTCCCAACATCGAAACACTGGTCATGGAAGGAAACCATTTCGACGGTCCACTCCCTCCATCACTAGTTAATTTATCCAGACTCCGAACGCTTGAGCTCCGTGACAATGCATTCACGGGTTTGGTTCCTTCTTTCTGGTCATTGCCCAACTTGATTGAATTAGACCTCGGTGCGAACCAGTTGGAGGCTGTAGACTGGAGTACTTTGTCCTCAGTACCAGGCTCTGTCCAATTGCAGGCAATTTTACTGGATTACAACAAGCTTCACGGAATATTACCTAGTTCCATTGGAAATCTTCCGAGAAGCTTACAGACATTGTATCTATCAGAAAATAGATTCACTGGGACCATACCTTCAGAGATAGCAAAACTCACCAACCTCACAGTTCTTCAACTTGATGGGAACTTACTCTCTGGGGGGATTCCTGACACGCTCGGAAACCTCGAGAACTTGTTTCTTCTAGGTTTGTCACGCAACAAACTTTCTGGAAAAATCCCAGAGTCAGTTGGCAACTTTAAAAATCTTGGTGAGCTTAATCTGGAGGAAAACAACTTGACTGGATCCATACCTTCAAGCTTAGCAGACTGCCAAAATTTGGTACTGCTAAACCTCTCATACAATGATTTCCATGGTAGTATTCCACCTGGGCTCATGTCTATTTCCACTCTTTCAAAGAGCCTAGATTTGTCTTATAATAAACTCAACGGATCCATACCATCTGAGATTGGCAGCTTGATTAATCTCGACTCCCTTAATATTTCCAACAACCAGTTATCTGGAGATATTCCACATGCAGTTGGTGAGTGCCTTCATTTAGAATCGCTTCGACTAGAGGTGAACTTTCTTCGTGGGAGCATCCCAGAATCCCTCATGAGCTTAAGAGGCATTACTGAGATGGACCTTTCTCGGAACAACTTGTCCGGCGAAATCCCAGACTTCTTCGAGACCTTTGATTCTTTGCAGCTTCTCAATTTGTCCTTTAACAGCCTTGAGGGAATAGTTCCAACAGGTGGCGCATTTAGCAATTCAAGTAAGGTGTTCATACAAGGAAACAAGGATTTATGTACAAGGTCTCCAATGCTTCAGTTACCACTTTGCACATCAAACCCAACCAAAAGAAAGGAAACTTTACATATCATATCAATAGTTGTTCCTCTGGCTGCTGCTGTTGTAGTTCTGATATCAGCAGTTGCAACCATTCTTTTCAAGAAAAGAAATGAATTGAGAGAACACATTGATCAGTCAATCAAGGAGTTCAAGAAATTCTCATACAATGAGCTTGCTGCAGCTACCAACAATTTTTCTTCAGCTAACCATGTTGGTTCCGGGAGTTTTGGAGTGGTCTATAAAGGCATACTGAAGTTTCAGGCGCAGCCAGTTGCTATTAAGGTGTTCAAACTGGAACATATTGGAGCACCAAAGAGCTTCTTTACTGAATGTGAGGTGCTCAGAAACACCCGCCACCGAAATCTTATGCGGGTCATTAGTCTATGCTCGAGCTTCGATCAACTGGGAAGTGAATTCAAGGCACTGGTTCTTGAGTATATGGCCAATGGTAACCTAGAAATCTGGCTCCATTCAGAAGTACATGAACAAAGACAGAAAAGGCCATTGAGTCTAGTATCAAGAATAAGCATCGCTACGGACATCGCCGCTGCCTTGGACTATCTCCACAACCGGTGCACACCTCCTTTGGTTCATTGTGATTTGAAGCCAAGCAACATCCTTTTGGATGATGCCATGGTTGCTCATGTTAGTGACTATGGATTAGCAAAGTTTCTTGGTAACCATCCTTCAGCAAGTCTTAACGATTTGACAAGTATACATGGGCCAAGAGGATCGGTTGGATATATTGCACCTGGTGAgcctttattattattattattattatatttaaTATTAGTTGAATACACGCGCTTGTGCGTGCATcagtgtgtgtatgtgtgtgtttgCGCTGGAAAATTAGTGCTACTCCTTTTTAGAAACACTTTTTCCTTAACATATAGACTCTTTCTTTTATAGGATAAATACTTTAAAATAAGTCCAGAAAATGAGAATTACTAATCCGTTTCATATCACATATAAATTGCAGAATACGGATTGGGTTATGAAATATCAACTGCAGGCGACGTCTACAGCTACGGTATTATTCTGCTAGAAATGCTCACAGGGAAGCATCCTACTGATGCTATCTTCAACGATGGGCTGAACCTTCACAGATTGGTGGTCTCTGCACTCCCAGAAGATATTGGTGACATTTTAGAGACCGGTATTATTCCACATGATGAACTTGAAGAAGCAAACCGCAACACAGAAAGTGAGAATCACCCAGTGGTCAGAGTGCAGAACTGCATCATGCAGTTAGCTAAACTGGGCCTAAAATGCTCCGTGGACTCACCAAAAGATCGGCCAATGATGCAAGATGTTTATGCTGAAATCATCATGATCAAGGAAACATTTTCAGCATTATGCGGTTGAGGAAATAGATCGAATATTGTAGACATAAGTTATCCAAAGGTGCATCATACCTTATTTACTATACTATTCTCGGGTTTTTCTTTTGCTCAAGATCATTCAAGTTCTTGGCTCCTGGTATTTCCTCCCATCTAGTGTTCCTTTCATGTATGATCACTTCTAGATTACAGCACATATGTACAATGAAATAAAGTGGGAGGGAGCTCCCAAAAAAGCTCTTCACGTTTTTTTACTAAAGCTGGGGGGGCCATGGCCCCTGCCTGTTTGGACCTCTACAGTAATTTAGAGACCTAAATCTAAATGTGCAGTTTCAAGTTCAGTTACACAAATGACACGTCCATGTATGTTAAGGGGGCTATGATTTCTTTATTGTGAACTATTATTGAGAATATCAAAGTTTCTTGACGATCAAAATCTACATGTGTATACGAAGCTCACTTATTACGTGGATGGAAAAGATATTAAGAAAGAACATAACAGCGGCTAAGAAAAGACAAAAACAATTTTAGTGACTGAACTGAATAGAAGTCACTACAGTTTGGAAAAAACACTGTGTTTTCATCTTATAAGAAAATTAGTCTCGAACTTAAGAAAACTGCAAGGAAATGCTCAACCTGACTGCTCGACTTAAATAGCCAAGCTAACATTGAGATGACAAGCTTGGTATGCAGTTCCACATGTGTGTACAATTTTGTTTGGGGGAAGAAAAGTAAGGCCTTTAAGACTACTCTCCTGGAATGGGCAAGCATTGAAGCATACTGTTATCTAGAAATCCAGTTATCCACAAATAAGATCTACAAATATGCTGAAGATAACCACACAACATACATGTTGTAACTTGTAAGCGTGCCAAACTTCTGTCAAATAAAATGTTACTGTACTGCCACAGTGCACTTGGGCTAAACACAAGTAGCATGAAGTAGTAATCTAGGGAAGTTTAACTTCAAACGGCCCATGTTCGAGCAACCACGGAGTAGATCTGAA encodes:
- the LOC125531334 gene encoding probable LRR receptor-like serine/threonine-protein kinase At3g47570, whose product is MDEVGARNKMLPLLAATLICLVSFCPRACSLATPALHNASETDRHALLCLRSHLSDPAGALDSWRNESFAFCDWRGVTCSTVHAARVVSLHLDSLNITGQIFPCIGDLLFLHEIHMADNQINGHIPPEISRLTQLRYLNLSMNSITGVIPNSISSCSRLEVIHMWNNSIEGAIPPALSQCSSLREIVLSNNNLNGSIPHGIGLLPNLTYLFLPNNKLKGPIPESLGGSPLLNVVLSNNSLTGGIPPLLANCSSLNYLDLMRNSFDGEIPLGLFSNPSLATLDLSYNQFSGPIPSSSLIASQLQYVSLTGNILSGKIPDTLGNISNLYSLTLAQNKLQGSIPESLAKIPSLEALDLSYNNLSGAVPPALYTVTSLTYLGLGNNQLSGGIPRDIAYTLPNIETLVMEGNHFDGPLPPSLVNLSRLRTLELRDNAFTGLVPSFWSLPNLIELDLGANQLEAVDWSTLSSVPGSVQLQAILLDYNKLHGILPSSIGNLPRSLQTLYLSENRFTGTIPSEIAKLTNLTVLQLDGNLLSGGIPDTLGNLENLFLLGLSRNKLSGKIPESVGNFKNLGELNLEENNLTGSIPSSLADCQNLVLLNLSYNDFHGSIPPGLMSISTLSKSLDLSYNKLNGSIPSEIGSLINLDSLNISNNQLSGDIPHAVGECLHLESLRLEVNFLRGSIPESLMSLRGITEMDLSRNNLSGEIPDFFETFDSLQLLNLSFNSLEGIVPTGGAFSNSSKVFIQGNKDLCTRSPMLQLPLCTSNPTKRKETLHIISIVVPLAAAVVVLISAVATILFKKRNELREHIDQSIKEFKKFSYNELAAATNNFSSANHVGSGSFGVVYKGILKFQAQPVAIKVFKLEHIGAPKSFFTECEVLRNTRHRNLMRVISLCSSFDQLGSEFKALVLEYMANGNLEIWLHSEVHEQRQKRPLSLVSRISIATDIAAALDYLHNRCTPPLVHCDLKPSNILLDDAMVAHVSDYGLAKFLGNHPSASLNDLTSIHGPRGSVGYIAPEYGLGYEISTAGDVYSYGIILLEMLTGKHPTDAIFNDGLNLHRLVVSALPEDIGDILETGIIPHDELEEANRNTESENHPVVRVQNCIMQLAKLGLKCSVDSPKDRPMMQDVYAEIIMIKETFSALCG